The following proteins come from a genomic window of Synechococcus sp. MU1643:
- the bcp gene encoding thioredoxin-dependent thiol peroxidase has protein sequence MSLQIGDAAPDFTLPDQNGDSMSLASLRGKKVVLYFYPKDDTPGCTKEACNFRDRWEQLKANNITVLGISKDGATSHNKFINKHELPFTLLTDEEPCAVASLYESYGLKKFMGREYMGMMRHTFLIDEEGKLERIYLKVKAATMADTLISDLGLS, from the coding sequence GTGAGTCTGCAAATCGGCGACGCCGCCCCCGACTTCACCCTTCCCGATCAAAACGGTGATTCCATGAGCCTCGCTTCACTGCGCGGAAAGAAGGTTGTTCTGTACTTCTATCCCAAGGACGACACCCCGGGCTGCACCAAAGAAGCCTGCAACTTCCGCGACCGCTGGGAGCAACTGAAAGCAAACAACATCACCGTTCTGGGCATCAGCAAGGACGGAGCAACCTCCCACAACAAATTCATCAACAAGCACGAACTTCCCTTCACCCTGCTCACCGATGAGGAGCCCTGTGCCGTCGCCAGCCTCTATGAGAGCTATGGGCTGAAGAAGTTCATGGGGCGCGAATACATGGGAATGATGCGCCACACCTTCCTGATTGATGAAGAGGGAAAACTCGAGCGGATTTATCTCAAGGTGAAAGCAGCCACCATGGCCGACACGCTGATCAGCGATCTCGGCCTGAGCTGA
- a CDS encoding alpha/beta hydrolase, with translation MASRIRVEQIAGSLASLVFCTYLAVIPGPFSKAGTQQPVRWNTGGSVSTTTYSEVEFFLVDGEVTDRALQDAIRMSGWTADELRFGLNKSYAVDLAGVSRFLYSDAGKAFLDDQTRSYVPYWRQKATAVMALRAAIIADAKDGLISSIGIMKQLPVAFRLSDNGPNDGRQRVCAPDKVSGAQSTSLLSWYVFLPACIKANSEL, from the coding sequence ATGGCGTCGCGGATCAGGGTCGAGCAAATCGCAGGTTCCCTGGCATCTCTTGTTTTTTGTACGTACCTCGCGGTCATTCCTGGACCGTTTTCAAAAGCAGGTACTCAGCAACCGGTGCGCTGGAACACGGGTGGCTCAGTTAGCACCACCACTTACAGCGAGGTCGAATTCTTTCTTGTTGACGGCGAGGTCACAGACCGTGCTCTTCAGGATGCCATTCGGATGTCTGGCTGGACCGCTGACGAGCTCCGTTTTGGTTTGAACAAGAGCTATGCAGTTGACCTCGCCGGTGTATCCCGGTTCCTTTATTCCGACGCTGGTAAAGCCTTCCTAGATGATCAAACAAGGTCTTATGTCCCTTATTGGCGCCAAAAGGCGACGGCGGTAATGGCTCTGCGGGCCGCCATCATCGCGGATGCCAAGGATGGGCTCATTAGCTCAATCGGCATCATGAAACAGCTGCCCGTCGCCTTCCGGTTATCCGATAACGGACCGAATGACGGCAGGCAGAGGGTTTGTGCTCCTGACAAGGTGAGCGGAGCCCAGTCCACTTCGCTGCTGTCCTGGTACGTCTTTCTGCCTGCTTGCATCAAAGCCAATTCAGAGCTCTGA